Proteins encoded by one window of Synechococcus sp. MVIR-18-1:
- a CDS encoding inositol monophosphatase family protein, translating to MPDPLTPQQLQRVHRLIDRVAERQRNDFGHIVSDVKPDGTLITACDRWSDAAFVEGLAEIAPGEGVLSEEGSQQCPTTPAYWVVDPLDGTTNFAAGIPYWAISIARFVDGEPAEAFLDIPSLRQRIVAIRGQGAWRNQKRLTPESRVAAGSSCVSLCSRSIRILQKRPDQSFPGKIRLLGVASLNLVSVAMGQTAGALEATPKIWDLAAAWLVLTELDCPLIWLGPHPAHLEPGRDLSEMGFPVVAAGSRKQLERLAPWGEFLLKS from the coding sequence GTGCCCGATCCGCTTACTCCCCAGCAACTGCAGAGAGTGCATCGCCTGATCGATCGGGTCGCTGAACGTCAGCGCAATGATTTTGGTCACATCGTGTCTGATGTCAAACCTGATGGAACCCTGATCACAGCCTGTGATCGATGGAGTGATGCTGCCTTCGTTGAGGGACTAGCCGAGATTGCCCCTGGCGAGGGTGTGCTCAGCGAAGAGGGAAGTCAGCAGTGTCCGACGACTCCTGCGTACTGGGTGGTTGATCCGTTGGATGGCACCACCAATTTTGCTGCTGGGATTCCCTACTGGGCTATTTCGATTGCAAGATTCGTCGATGGAGAGCCAGCGGAGGCGTTTCTCGACATCCCATCCTTGCGCCAGCGGATCGTTGCAATTCGAGGACAAGGGGCTTGGCGGAATCAAAAACGTTTGACCCCTGAGAGCAGGGTTGCGGCTGGAAGCTCTTGCGTATCGCTTTGCAGTCGATCGATTCGTATTCTCCAAAAAAGGCCCGATCAGTCCTTTCCTGGAAAAATTCGTCTCTTGGGTGTAGCAAGCCTCAATTTGGTCAGTGTGGCGATGGGCCAAACCGCGGGTGCGCTCGAGGCCACTCCGAAAATTTGGGATCTAGCAGCAGCTTGGCTCGTGCTCACGGAACTGGACTGCCCGCTGATCTGGCTGGGCCCTCACCCCGCTCATTTGGAACCAGGTCGTGATCTTTCGGAGATGGGCTTCCCTGTGGTGGCTGCGGGCTCTCGGAAGCAGCTGGAACGCTTGGCGCCCTGGGGAGAGTTTCTGCTCAAGTCTTGA
- a CDS encoding TolC family protein — translation MDQSTLPNALDVKGSRPKADPSVMPPAATTLPEDLDALKSPDSLALPDLPSHVTIRELRPLTLQEVEQIVEVNNPSLKAAASQVEQAKSGVLAAISAWYPTVNLTANGLPQYLEGEQYRNPKFLATPEQNPLTGEPLLERDPNTYTKRWSASFSAQVQWNLIDPARVPQISAARDNFEKASDAYLIALRELRLRASTAYFQLQRQDEQVRIGQQSVRASLVSLRDARARYQAGVATKLEVLEAQTQLSRDRLVLTDGLAGQSQARRALAALLALPQDVTPTAANPSRVLGIWQPSLQESIIAAYAFREELDQFILDISINNSNANAALAAVQPVLSIFNRFDTSRNQGQANKSGSIDMDDYNWNYSNAVGLNATWAIFDGGRARAQYRQNKQRAEESKFNFASERDRIRSEVEDSFFSLRKASQNIHTSASEVLSTAESLRLARLRFQAGVTTQREVVDTQRDLTKAEVSYANAITDYNVSIAELRRRTGLDQVLACPALNLPATKPNQVDLDIPIEPQPNRPACEAPVPVLQG, via the coding sequence ATGGATCAGTCGACCCTCCCCAATGCTCTCGATGTCAAAGGATCACGACCTAAGGCCGATCCATCGGTCATGCCTCCTGCTGCGACAACGCTTCCTGAGGATTTGGATGCGCTGAAATCACCAGATAGTCTTGCTCTACCCGATCTCCCTTCTCACGTCACGATTCGCGAATTACGTCCTTTAACTCTTCAAGAAGTAGAGCAAATTGTTGAAGTCAATAACCCCAGCTTGAAGGCTGCTGCAAGTCAGGTTGAACAGGCCAAATCAGGAGTTCTTGCTGCGATTTCAGCTTGGTACCCCACTGTGAATCTCACAGCAAATGGTCTGCCTCAATATCTAGAGGGTGAGCAATATCGAAACCCTAAATTTCTTGCCACTCCTGAACAGAACCCCTTAACAGGAGAGCCGCTTCTTGAGAGGGACCCCAATACCTACACAAAACGCTGGTCGGCCAGTTTCTCTGCTCAAGTGCAGTGGAATTTGATCGATCCTGCACGAGTTCCCCAAATCTCTGCAGCCCGTGACAACTTTGAGAAGGCCAGTGATGCCTATCTCATTGCCTTGAGAGAACTCAGGCTTCGAGCTTCTACGGCTTATTTCCAACTGCAGCGTCAGGATGAACAGGTCCGGATTGGACAGCAATCGGTGCGCGCTTCGCTTGTCAGCCTGCGTGATGCACGTGCTCGTTATCAGGCTGGAGTCGCGACCAAACTGGAAGTGTTGGAAGCGCAAACGCAGTTATCCAGAGACCGATTAGTTCTCACCGATGGTTTGGCTGGTCAATCCCAGGCCCGCAGAGCCTTAGCTGCGCTGCTTGCTCTACCACAGGATGTCACCCCTACAGCAGCGAATCCCTCTCGCGTGCTCGGAATTTGGCAACCATCACTGCAAGAAAGCATTATCGCGGCGTATGCGTTTCGGGAAGAACTGGATCAGTTCATTCTCGATATCTCAATCAATAACAGCAATGCCAATGCAGCACTTGCTGCCGTTCAGCCAGTTCTGAGTATTTTTAATCGGTTTGATACAAGTAGGAACCAAGGGCAAGCCAACAAATCTGGCTCGATTGATATGGATGATTACAACTGGAACTACAGCAATGCTGTTGGTTTAAACGCTACTTGGGCCATATTTGATGGTGGGCGAGCCCGTGCTCAATATCGTCAAAACAAGCAGCGCGCTGAAGAGAGCAAATTCAATTTTGCCTCAGAGCGGGATCGCATACGTTCTGAGGTTGAGGACAGCTTTTTCAGCCTTCGTAAAGCGTCGCAAAATATCCATACTTCCGCTAGCGAGGTTCTCTCAACGGCTGAGTCACTGCGCTTGGCTCGTCTGCGCTTTCAAGCCGGTGTAACCACCCAACGTGAGGTTGTGGACACGCAGCGTGACCTCACAAAAGCCGAGGTGAGTTACGCCAACGCGATCACCGATTACAACGTCAGTATTGCTGAACTACGACGTCGTACTGGTCTTGATCAAGTGCTGGCTTGCCCAGCTCTAAATCTGCCTGCTACAAAGCCAAATCAAGTCGATCTTGATATTCCTATTGAGCCGCAACCTAATCGTCCTGCTTGTGAAGCTCCTGTTCCTGTCCTTCAAGGCTGA
- a CDS encoding TIGR03279 family radical SAM protein: protein MWNEPSAGVAVAALDPDRGSRQPAPAVVASVEPGSIGEDLGFEPGDQLLSINGVRPRDLIDYRYLIVEEELHLEIRDAAGVLHQLDLEKDVDDGLGLAFTEALFDGLRQCSNACAFCFIDQQPPGHRSSLYLKDDDYRLSFLYGSYLTLTNLSDADWQRIEQQRLSPLFVSVHATDPDLRSSLLQNPRAGQLLQQLAWFSERDLQIHAQVVVCPDQNDGAALLRTIQDLAQFGGGEWPAVLSVAVVPVGLTRFRPAADGLRAVTPEDARKVIAAVEPLQTKFRASLESNFVWLSDEWYLIAGLSLPSRASYEDFPQQENGVGSIRAFLAALDEATINLPQSVEKPVKSSWVVGRLVETALEPVLKRLNAVEGVQLTLHGLPSPYWGQDQVVTGLLTGQDLLDGLLDQDLGEQLLLPSVMLRQGDPVFLDDMTLDQLRASLPVSVRIVHGAAEIVASALGSLEKST from the coding sequence GTGTGGAATGAACCTTCTGCCGGTGTGGCTGTTGCGGCTCTTGATCCAGATCGTGGCTCCCGCCAGCCCGCACCGGCTGTGGTGGCATCGGTCGAGCCGGGATCGATTGGAGAGGACCTTGGCTTTGAGCCCGGCGATCAGTTGTTGAGCATTAATGGCGTCCGTCCCAGAGATCTGATCGATTACCGCTATTTGATCGTTGAGGAGGAGTTGCACTTAGAGATTCGCGATGCAGCAGGGGTGCTCCATCAGCTGGATCTGGAAAAGGATGTGGATGACGGCCTGGGTTTGGCCTTCACAGAAGCATTGTTCGATGGATTGCGTCAGTGCAGCAATGCCTGTGCGTTCTGCTTCATCGATCAGCAGCCACCCGGCCATCGCAGCAGCCTCTACCTCAAGGACGACGACTATCGCTTGAGTTTTCTTTACGGCTCCTATCTCACCCTGACGAATCTCAGTGATGCCGATTGGCAAAGGATCGAACAACAGCGTCTGTCGCCCTTATTTGTTTCTGTCCATGCCACTGATCCCGATCTGCGCTCGAGCCTTTTGCAGAATCCACGAGCAGGTCAGCTCCTGCAGCAGCTGGCCTGGTTCTCTGAACGTGATCTTCAGATCCACGCGCAGGTGGTGGTCTGTCCTGATCAAAACGATGGAGCTGCATTGCTACGCACCATTCAGGATTTGGCTCAATTTGGAGGCGGTGAGTGGCCGGCAGTTCTCTCTGTCGCCGTTGTTCCTGTGGGCCTGACCCGGTTCAGGCCAGCAGCTGATGGCCTTCGTGCTGTCACTCCAGAGGATGCCAGAAAGGTGATTGCAGCGGTGGAACCTCTTCAGACAAAGTTTCGGGCCAGTTTGGAGAGCAATTTTGTCTGGCTTTCGGATGAGTGGTACCTGATTGCTGGCTTGTCGTTGCCCTCGCGCGCGAGCTACGAAGACTTCCCTCAGCAGGAAAATGGGGTTGGCAGTATCCGAGCGTTCCTCGCTGCGTTGGATGAAGCCACCATCAATCTCCCCCAGTCTGTTGAGAAACCAGTGAAGAGCAGCTGGGTGGTTGGACGTTTGGTCGAAACCGCCCTGGAACCTGTTCTGAAGAGGCTTAATGCAGTGGAGGGTGTTCAGTTGACCTTGCATGGCCTCCCGAGCCCTTACTGGGGGCAAGATCAGGTTGTGACTGGCTTGCTAACGGGACAAGACCTCCTTGATGGCCTGTTAGATCAGGACCTTGGTGAGCAGCTTTTGCTGCCTTCCGTCATGCTCCGTCAAGGCGATCCTGTGTTTTTAGATGACATGACCTTGGATCAATTGCGGGCAAGTTTGCCGGTTTCGGTGCGAATCGTGCATGGAGCAGCTGAAATCGTGGCCTCTGCACTCGGTTCCCTTGAGAAAAGCACTTAA
- a CDS encoding undecaprenyl-diphosphate phosphatase: MSTDPGLLEACWRDFVLGVVQGLTEFLPISSTAHLKVVPVLAGWGDPGVSVTAVIQLGSIMAVIAYFRADLAGVLKGISRAVRRGQWREPEARLGVAMAIGTVPILIAGFCIKLFWPSYATSPLRSVPAIAVVSIVMALLLGLAERLGPRLKQLTQVKGRDGLVVGLAQVLALIPGVSRSGSTLTASLFDGWKREDAARFSFLLGIPAITIAGLVELKDAFSEPSVGGVLPVFVGICSAAVVSWLAIDWLIKYLQSHSTWIFVVYRLLFGVLLLVWWSGSASN, translated from the coding sequence TTGTCGACAGATCCTGGACTGCTTGAGGCCTGTTGGCGTGATTTTGTGCTCGGTGTCGTGCAGGGCCTAACGGAATTTCTGCCAATTAGCAGCACGGCCCACCTCAAGGTTGTTCCTGTTCTTGCCGGATGGGGCGACCCTGGCGTTTCGGTAACCGCGGTGATTCAACTGGGCAGCATCATGGCTGTCATTGCCTACTTCCGTGCTGATTTGGCGGGAGTTCTCAAAGGCATCAGTAGAGCAGTGAGGCGCGGTCAATGGCGTGAGCCTGAGGCCCGACTTGGAGTTGCGATGGCGATCGGCACCGTGCCCATTTTGATTGCTGGTTTTTGCATCAAATTGTTTTGGCCTAGCTATGCAACCTCCCCTTTGCGAAGTGTTCCTGCCATTGCTGTGGTCTCGATTGTGATGGCGCTTTTGTTGGGTCTCGCTGAACGGCTGGGGCCGCGATTGAAGCAGCTCACACAGGTGAAAGGACGCGATGGTCTGGTGGTTGGCTTGGCTCAAGTCCTGGCTTTGATCCCAGGTGTTTCTCGTTCCGGAAGCACGCTGACGGCATCACTATTTGATGGATGGAAGAGGGAGGATGCCGCTCGCTTCTCTTTTTTGTTAGGGATTCCTGCCATCACGATCGCAGGATTGGTGGAATTGAAGGACGCCTTTTCAGAGCCCAGCGTGGGGGGAGTTTTGCCTGTTTTTGTGGGGATCTGTTCTGCCGCAGTGGTGTCATGGCTGGCCATCGACTGGCTCATTAAATATCTCCAGAGCCACAGCACCTGGATTTTTGTTGTGTATAGGTTGCTCTTTGGTGTGCTCCTTTTGGTCTGGTGGTCTGGTTCGGCATCAAACTGA
- a CDS encoding DUF3120 domain-containing protein gives MSQGPTFSLPRSLSLWAGALVVLPVFLQAPWVRVHPFSSCLFTAILLATGIVAVQLGDTSWKQSGTLLVGFSGSWLAGTLFWGWLRMHPVLHIPVEAIALPLAIGGLNSRWKLSCSFYLASLLGTAITDITMALTGVMSFWPEVVNASSNEAPHLLNEAAKLVLQPTSLLILVSAAGLVLWLAKQFWTQAARPSEHQKAWSVAAAVLSTTILIDALFLVLSLSVPSLSGLI, from the coding sequence ATGTCCCAGGGTCCAACGTTTTCGTTACCTCGCTCGCTGTCATTATGGGCAGGGGCTTTGGTTGTTCTACCGGTCTTTCTTCAGGCGCCCTGGGTGCGCGTTCACCCCTTTAGTTCTTGTCTATTCACCGCAATTCTTCTAGCAACAGGGATAGTGGCGGTACAGCTTGGCGATACATCTTGGAAGCAATCCGGAACCCTGTTGGTTGGATTCAGTGGGAGTTGGCTTGCTGGCACGCTGTTTTGGGGATGGCTTCGCATGCATCCGGTCTTGCATATCCCTGTGGAGGCCATTGCCCTACCGCTAGCCATTGGCGGGCTTAACAGTCGCTGGAAGTTGAGCTGCTCCTTTTACCTAGCTTCACTTCTAGGCACAGCCATTACTGACATCACAATGGCTCTGACCGGGGTGATGTCGTTTTGGCCAGAAGTTGTTAATGCCTCATCAAACGAAGCCCCTCATCTCCTCAACGAAGCAGCAAAGTTGGTTTTACAACCAACGTCTCTCTTGATCCTTGTTTCAGCCGCAGGGCTTGTTCTGTGGTTGGCAAAGCAGTTTTGGACCCAAGCAGCAAGGCCTTCAGAGCATCAAAAGGCTTGGAGCGTGGCAGCTGCTGTCCTCTCCACCACCATCTTGATCGATGCATTGTTTCTCGTGCTCTCCCTGTCAGTTCCAAGTCTGAGCGGTCTGATCTGA
- the psbU gene encoding photosystem II complex extrinsic protein PsbU yields MKRLLSWLTGLVVIGGLLIGLLVPPSVSAAEIRNVADDKLAERGDKVDLNNSSVRRFQQFPGMYPTFAGKIVLGGPYENVDDVLDLDLSERQKELFEKYRDNFVVTAPSIALNEGFDRINDGQYR; encoded by the coding sequence ATGAAGCGCCTGTTGTCCTGGCTGACGGGCTTGGTAGTGATCGGTGGCCTATTGATAGGCCTTCTCGTTCCCCCCAGTGTTTCTGCCGCTGAGATCAGAAATGTCGCAGACGACAAACTCGCCGAACGCGGCGACAAGGTTGATTTAAACAATTCCTCGGTGCGTCGCTTTCAGCAATTCCCTGGGATGTATCCCACGTTCGCGGGAAAGATTGTTCTCGGTGGTCCCTACGAGAACGTCGATGACGTTCTGGATCTAGACCTTTCAGAGCGTCAGAAAGAATTGTTTGAGAAATACCGCGACAATTTCGTGGTCACAGCTCCATCGATTGCTCTCAACGAAGGCTTCGATCGCATCAACGACGGTCAGTACCGTTGA
- the nadB gene encoding L-aspartate oxidase, which yields MSSHATSIDPIAPGPWDVIVIGAGAAGLMTCLELPEGLRVLLLNRNTSRRSSSRWAQGGIAAVTRSNDNAGSHGEDTVQAGAGLCDGDAVRLLVDEAPQSVLRLQEVGMEFDRNPDGSLATTLEAAHSHRRVLHVQDRTGKALVDVLRDRVDARPGLQHRRGVRVTQLWVQNNRCCGVQVLEGPRLHWIPARAVVLATGGGGHLYTNTTNPAQACGEGVALAWQAGAAIEDLEFIQFHPTALKLEHAPCFLISEAVRGEGALLVDALGQSPVHELVGKDLAPRDQVSRALVRCMQAQGVAHMGLDLTPINTETLLRRFPTILERCHSFGINPEQQPIPVAPAAHYWMGGVATNLKAATSLPGLYAVGEVACTGLHGANRLASNSLMECLVFARQLRDIDLGNPLPKTTTTEQQTEATSTNDHDHGAFSKQELTQSIQWLRSECWRVAGVDRSAQGMQDVLKTLQKATPLLEAMTPLKLMQQQHPERSTLLDESRRAELNLMLDLLHRQQSSSLLLEACLFRKESRGGHFRNDTPAPMPQWCRHSRQVKGQAIGTRAVTS from the coding sequence ATGAGCAGCCACGCAACCTCTATCGATCCGATTGCGCCTGGACCCTGGGATGTGATCGTGATTGGCGCCGGTGCTGCCGGACTGATGACATGTTTAGAGCTTCCAGAGGGTCTGCGCGTCCTGCTCCTCAATCGAAACACGAGCAGGCGATCGTCTAGTCGCTGGGCTCAAGGAGGAATCGCAGCCGTCACCCGTTCCAACGACAACGCTGGAAGCCACGGCGAAGACACCGTGCAAGCAGGGGCTGGGCTGTGTGATGGCGATGCCGTGCGTCTTCTGGTTGATGAAGCTCCGCAAAGCGTGCTCAGACTTCAAGAGGTCGGCATGGAGTTTGATCGCAACCCGGATGGGTCACTCGCGACCACCCTCGAGGCAGCCCATAGTCATCGAAGGGTTCTCCACGTGCAAGACCGCACAGGCAAAGCCTTGGTGGATGTCTTGAGAGACCGGGTGGATGCTCGTCCTGGTTTGCAACATCGCCGTGGCGTTCGGGTGACCCAGCTGTGGGTGCAAAACAATCGCTGCTGTGGCGTCCAAGTCCTAGAAGGCCCTCGGCTTCACTGGATTCCGGCCCGTGCAGTGGTATTAGCCACCGGAGGTGGCGGCCACCTTTACACCAACACCACCAACCCAGCACAAGCCTGCGGCGAAGGTGTAGCGCTGGCTTGGCAAGCCGGAGCCGCAATCGAAGATCTGGAATTCATTCAGTTCCATCCCACAGCCCTCAAGCTTGAGCATGCACCTTGCTTCTTGATCTCTGAGGCCGTCCGCGGGGAGGGGGCTCTCCTCGTCGACGCCTTGGGGCAAAGCCCCGTCCATGAACTAGTAGGAAAAGACTTAGCCCCAAGAGATCAAGTCAGTCGCGCTCTGGTTCGTTGCATGCAGGCCCAAGGGGTCGCGCATATGGGGCTGGATCTCACCCCCATCAACACTGAGACGTTGCTGCGGCGCTTTCCCACCATCCTGGAACGCTGCCACAGCTTTGGGATTAACCCAGAACAACAGCCAATTCCAGTGGCTCCAGCAGCCCACTATTGGATGGGAGGTGTTGCCACCAACTTGAAAGCTGCTACCAGCCTTCCTGGCCTCTACGCCGTTGGTGAAGTGGCCTGCACCGGTTTGCATGGAGCCAATCGACTCGCCAGCAACTCATTGATGGAATGCCTGGTGTTCGCAAGGCAACTGCGTGACATCGACCTTGGCAATCCACTCCCTAAAACAACCACAACGGAACAACAAACAGAAGCAACTTCAACCAACGATCACGATCATGGAGCGTTCAGCAAACAAGAACTCACCCAATCCATCCAGTGGCTGAGATCAGAATGCTGGCGGGTCGCGGGCGTTGATCGATCAGCCCAAGGCATGCAAGACGTGTTGAAAACACTGCAGAAAGCCACGCCACTCCTCGAAGCGATGACTCCTCTCAAGCTGATGCAGCAACAACATCCTGAGCGGAGCACCCTTCTCGATGAAAGCAGGCGTGCGGAGCTGAACCTGATGTTGGATCTTCTTCATCGCCAGCAATCGAGTTCATTGCTACTGGAAGCTTGTTTGTTCCGGAAAGAAAGCAGGGGTGGACATTTCCGTAACGACACCCCTGCTCCTATGCCTCAATGGTGCCGTCATAGCCGCCAAGTGAAAGGCCAGGCCATCGGGACGAGAGCTGTGACCTCTTAA
- a CDS encoding vitamin K epoxide reductase family protein: MATQRLTSRRRQDQGSKWVRIVMAVLATVGVIDTGSITLKFWGVLGNLTCPMGAGGCDKVLNSPWGTLFQGDGFSLPLSFAGLIAYLAVLVMAVVPLLPGLSENKADLSRRTWWGLFTVSLVMAVFSLVLVGLMVIKIQAFCFFCVLSALLSLTLLVLSVIGGGWDEPSQLLFRGFLLALAVLLGGLIWASVLDPARPDAAATGPGAAPAVVSESNPAKISLAEHLTASGAVMYSAYWCPHCHEQKEMFGKEAAKTLKVVECAPTGQNNDAKLCQSKGIEGFPTWEINGELDSGVKKLPDLARLSGYKGPEDF, from the coding sequence ATGGCAACTCAGCGTCTCACCAGCCGACGCCGGCAGGACCAAGGTTCGAAATGGGTTCGGATTGTCATGGCCGTTTTGGCCACGGTCGGCGTTATCGATACCGGCTCGATCACTCTGAAGTTTTGGGGAGTGCTAGGGAATCTCACCTGCCCGATGGGCGCTGGTGGTTGTGACAAGGTCCTGAATAGTCCATGGGGCACTTTGTTTCAGGGGGATGGGTTCAGTCTTCCCCTCTCTTTTGCCGGCTTGATCGCGTATCTCGCGGTTCTGGTCATGGCGGTTGTGCCCTTGCTTCCAGGGTTGTCAGAGAACAAAGCTGACTTGTCGCGTCGCACCTGGTGGGGCTTGTTCACGGTCTCACTCGTCATGGCTGTGTTCAGCCTGGTGTTGGTGGGCCTGATGGTGATCAAGATCCAGGCCTTCTGCTTTTTCTGCGTTCTCTCGGCTCTTCTCTCCCTCACCTTGTTGGTGTTGTCTGTCATCGGAGGAGGATGGGACGAACCCTCTCAACTGCTGTTTCGCGGTTTCTTGCTCGCCCTAGCAGTGTTGCTTGGTGGCCTGATTTGGGCTTCGGTACTTGATCCTGCACGTCCGGATGCCGCCGCAACAGGTCCAGGTGCAGCTCCAGCGGTTGTTTCGGAGAGCAACCCAGCCAAAATCTCCCTTGCAGAACACCTCACGGCCTCTGGAGCCGTCATGTACAGCGCCTATTGGTGCCCCCATTGCCACGAACAGAAGGAGATGTTCGGGAAGGAGGCTGCAAAAACCCTCAAGGTTGTTGAGTGTGCTCCAACAGGTCAAAACAACGATGCCAAGCTCTGTCAGAGCAAGGGCATTGAGGGATTCCCGACGTGGGAGATCAACGGCGAGCTCGACTCTGGCGTGAAAAAACTTCCTGATCTTGCTCGTCTCTCCGGATACAAGGGACCTGAGGACTTCTAA
- the rimO gene encoding 30S ribosomal protein S12 methylthiotransferase RimO gives MAGNAKTGNSLSERPTVAFAHLGCEKNRVDTEHMLGLLAEAGYGVSSDENDANLVVVNTCSFIQDAREESVRTLVGLAEQGKELIIAGCLAQHFQDELLESIPEAKAIVGTGDYQHIVEVLQQVEAGERVNRVSETPTFVADENLPRYRTTGEAVAYLKVAEGCDYRCAFCIIPHLRGNQRSRTIESIVAEAHQLAAQGVQELILISQITTNYGLDLYGKPRLADLLKALGDVEIPWIRVHYAYPTGLTPDVLAAYRDVPNVLPYLDLPLQHSHPEVLRAMNRPWQADVNDRLLDQIREQLPDAILRTTLIVGFPGETEAQFEHLAGFLERQRFDHVGIFTFSPEDGTAAATLPDAVPDEIAIARKDKLMTLQQPISAARNASWIGKTVDVLVEQHNPSTGEMIGRCSRFAPEVDGDVLVQPGENGLQVNPGTMVPVQITGADIYDLTGRVVGASHMVAAARAAT, from the coding sequence ATGGCCGGGAACGCCAAAACAGGCAACAGCCTCTCGGAACGGCCCACGGTGGCCTTCGCCCATTTGGGCTGCGAAAAAAATCGCGTGGATACAGAGCACATGCTTGGACTTCTCGCTGAGGCCGGCTATGGGGTGAGCAGCGATGAGAACGACGCCAACCTTGTGGTGGTCAATACCTGCAGCTTCATTCAAGACGCCCGCGAAGAGTCGGTACGAACTCTTGTAGGACTTGCAGAGCAAGGCAAGGAGCTGATCATTGCTGGATGCTTGGCCCAGCATTTTCAAGACGAGCTCCTGGAGTCGATCCCAGAGGCAAAAGCGATCGTTGGCACAGGCGACTATCAGCACATTGTGGAAGTGCTGCAGCAGGTAGAAGCTGGCGAACGGGTGAACCGCGTGAGTGAAACGCCAACGTTTGTGGCAGACGAAAACCTGCCTCGTTACCGCACCACGGGTGAAGCCGTTGCCTACTTGAAAGTTGCTGAAGGCTGCGACTATCGCTGCGCGTTTTGCATCATTCCGCATCTAAGGGGGAATCAGCGCTCACGAACGATCGAATCGATCGTGGCTGAAGCCCATCAGTTGGCAGCACAAGGGGTTCAAGAACTGATCCTGATCAGTCAGATCACCACCAATTACGGCCTTGATCTCTACGGCAAGCCTCGGCTTGCAGATCTTCTGAAGGCCCTAGGCGACGTAGAAATCCCTTGGATCCGCGTGCATTACGCCTATCCCACAGGCCTCACCCCAGACGTACTTGCGGCCTACCGCGATGTTCCCAATGTGCTGCCCTATCTCGATTTACCGCTTCAGCACAGCCATCCTGAAGTCTTGCGAGCGATGAATCGCCCTTGGCAGGCTGATGTGAATGATCGATTGCTCGATCAGATTCGTGAACAACTCCCTGACGCGATCCTGCGCACCACATTGATTGTGGGCTTCCCCGGCGAAACAGAAGCCCAATTCGAACATCTGGCCGGTTTCTTAGAACGTCAACGCTTTGATCATGTTGGGATTTTCACCTTCTCGCCAGAAGACGGCACGGCTGCAGCAACACTTCCTGATGCAGTACCTGACGAGATTGCCATCGCACGCAAGGACAAGTTAATGACCTTGCAACAGCCCATTTCTGCCGCTCGTAATGCGTCCTGGATTGGCAAAACTGTGGATGTCTTAGTGGAGCAACACAATCCCTCCACCGGAGAAATGATCGGTCGTTGCTCCCGTTTCGCTCCAGAAGTGGATGGGGACGTGCTCGTCCAACCTGGGGAGAACGGACTGCAAGTGAATCCGGGAACCATGGTGCCCGTTCAGATCACAGGAGCAGATATCTATGACCTCACCGGCAGAGTTGTTGGCGCTTCGCACATGGTTGCCGCAGCACGCGCTGCTACGTGA